From Arachis stenosperma cultivar V10309 chromosome 2, arast.V10309.gnm1.PFL2, whole genome shotgun sequence, one genomic window encodes:
- the LOC130963413 gene encoding uncharacterized protein LOC130963413, with amino-acid sequence MPGTITVLKTSLVRIGGGVDESTAFRHCKSLVSIDGTHLYGKYGGTLLLAIAQDGNSNILPIAFALVEGENAESWSFFLSNLREHVTPQEGILVISDRHNGIKAALEAPETGWLPPRAFRAYCIRHVAANFALMFKGKDSRRMLVNAAYAKTEAEFYYWFDIMRTENPAMCDWANRMEYDKWTQHEDAGRRFGHMTTNISECVNTVLKGTRNLPVTSLFKSTYGSLAQLFVVWGQTAEAVGHEFCQALVKAIDRNLRDFRCFTVTLYDRHQSEYTVAETTPTGSFLLGSYRVSLKDHRCDCGHFQALHYPCCHAIACCAYSRLNWVSYVHEVYRMSEVFNVYKQGFLPPIPEGLWPLYTGPTIIPDPNMRRAKEGRPKATRIRGSMDQSQENQPKRCGLCRQPGHASWTRSRSSARRVETNLCAPASFLDTNSAHLQF; translated from the exons ATGCCGGGAACAATCACGGTGCTGAAGACGTCTCTTGTTCGGATTGGTGGTGGGGTTGATGAGTCCACG GCATTCCGGCATTGCAAGTCCCTCGTCAGTATTGATGGTACCCACTTGTATGGGAAGTATGGAGGGACGCTGCTGTTGGCGATAGCTCAGGACGGGAACTCGAACATCCTCCCGATAGCATTTGCCCTTGTAGAGGGCGAAAATGCAGAGTCGTGGTCATTCTTCTTGTCCAATCTCCGAGAGCATGTGACTCCTCAGGAGGGTATCCTTGTTATCTCTGACAGGCATAATGGGATCAAGGCAGCGCTTGAGGCACCTGAGACTGGGTGGCTGCCTCCTCGGGCTTTCCGGGCCTACTGTATTAGGCATGTGGCTGCGAATTTCGCCCTAATGTTCAAAGGTAAGGACTCAAGGAGGATGTTGGTGAATGCTGCCTACGCAAAGACTGAGGCTGAGTTTTACTACTGGTTTGACATCATGCGGACTGAGAATCCAGCAATGTGTGACTGGGCCAACCGGATGGAGTATGACAAATGGACCCAACATGAGGATGCTGGTCGACGGTTCGGGCACATGACCACAAACATCAGTGAATGTGTGAACACCGTGCTAAAGGGAACTCGCAACCTGCCGGTCACATCGTTGTTTAAGTCAACCTACGGGAGCCTTGCTCAGCTATTTGTGGTATGGGGACAGACAGCAGAGGCAGTTGGGCATGAATTCTGTCAGGCATTGGTCAAGGCTATTGATCGGAACCTAAGAGACTTTAGGTGCTTCACTGTGACATTATACGACAGGCATCAGTCCGAGTACACCGTCGCGGAGACAACACCAACCGGGAGCTTCTTGCTTGGTAGCTATAGAGTTTCCCTTAAAGATCACCGATGCGACTGTGGCCACTTTCAGGCGCTGCATTATCCTTGTTGCCACGCCATTGCGTGTTGCGCCTACTCCCGGCTTAACTGGGTGTCATATGTTCACGAGGTGTATCGTATGAGTGAGGTTTTCAACGTTTACAAGCAGGGGTTTCTCCCACCTATCCCTGAAGGACTATGGCCTCTATATACTGGgcctaccatcatccctgaccCTAATATGCGGCGTGCAAAGGAAGGTCGTCCAAAGGCAACCAGGATCCGTGGCAGTATGGATCAGTCTCAGGAGAACCAGCCGAAGCGTTGTGGGCTATGCCGTCAGCCTGGACACGCATCGTGGACACGCAGTCGATCCAGTGCAAGGCGTGTGGAAACTAATCTCTGTGCCCCTGCATCGTTCCTCGACACAAACTCAGCCCACCTACAATTTTAA
- the LOC130962076 gene encoding 6,7,8-trihydroxycoumarin synthase-like, with amino-acid sequence MVSPLLLILFLTLPFSWFFFFFQKQKNKTFPPGPKALPIIGNLHQLHFPTLHIQLWKLSKLYGPLFSIKLGLRPCLVVSNSKMAQEVLKTHDIEFCGRPSFLAQNKISYNRIEIAFSAYSDSWKAIKKICITHFLNSSSVSKFSSIRQFEVNQMIKEISIQASSKSVINLNDAILSLTNTIISRIAFGRSYKDDKGIIVAKRLLGLLNESQALLGAFFVSDYVPFMGWIDKLRGMHSLLERSYQKFDEFLQEIVNQHLDPKRQKSDDEEEEDNVIDVLLKLKNNKEQSFPFDLTYDHIKAVLMDILIGGTYSSAATSTWAMANLMKNPKAMMKVQEEVRNFFGSKGFVDEDEIRNNNNNNVLPYLKAVIKETLRLVPPLPLLLTRETNEACKIGEYEIEAKTLVYVNAWAIQRDPEIWKDPEEFYPERFLKSSIDIKGQDFELIPFGSGRRICPGLNMGVATVEIIVANLLFWFDWEIPIGMEDLDNNEVKPGIVHSKKNPLYLRAKNYYHMGVINE; translated from the exons ATGGTGTCCCCACTTCTCTTAATTCTATTCCTAACTCTTCCTTTCTCAtggtttttcttcttctttcaaaaacaaaagaacaaaaccTTTCCACCAGGTCCTAAAGCCCTTCCAATAATTGGAAACCTTCACCAATTGCATTTTCCTACCCTTCATATTCAACTATGGAAGCTCTCAAAATTATATGGTCCTTTGTTCTCAATCAAACTAGGTTTAAGGCCATGTCTTGTTGTATCCAATTCCAAAATGGCCCAAGAAGTGTTGAAAACTCATGACATTGAATTTTGTGGAAGGCCTTCTTTTCTTGCCCAAAACAAAATTTCCTACAATAGGATTGAAATTGCATTTTCAGCATACAGTGATTCTTGGAAAGCAATCAAGAAAATTTGTATTACCCATTTCCTTAATTCAAGTAGTGTCTCCAAATTCTCCTCTATACGCCAATTTGAAGTGAATCAAATGATCAAGGAGATATCAATTCAAGCTTCTTCTAAAAGTGTGATAAATTTGAATGATGCAATTTTGTCACTTACCAACACTATAATTTCTAGAATTGCTTTTGGAAGAAGCTATAAAGATGATAAAGGAATTATTGTTGCTAAGAGGTTACTTGGTCTGCTTAATGAATCTCAAGCTTTGTTAGGAGCATTCTTTGTTTCTGATTATGTTCCATTCATGGGGTGGATTGATAAACTTAGAGGTATGCATTCTCTTCTTGAAAGAAGTTATCAGAAATTTGATGAATTCTTgcaagaaattgtcaaccaaCACCTTGATCCAAAGAGACAAAAAtctgatgatgaagaagaagaagataatgTCATTGATGTCTTATTGAAGCTGAAGAATAATAAGGAGCAGTCATTTCCATTTGATCTCACTTATGATCACATCAAAGCTGTGCTAATG gaCATACTTATTGGAGGGACATATTCAAGTGCTGCCACATCAACTTGGGCCATGGCTAATCTAATGAAGAACCCTAAAGCAATGATGAAAGTTCAAGAAGAAGTTAGAAACTTCTTTGGAAGCAAAGGCTTTGTTGATGAAGATgaaataagaaataataataataataatgttctACCTTATCTTAAGGCAGTGATAAAAGAGACACTTAGATTAGTGCCACCATTACCACTATTATTAACAAGAGAAACAAATGAAGCATGCAAAATAGGAGAATATGAAATTGAAGCCAAGACATTAGTGTATGTTAATGCATGGGCAATTCAAAGGGATCCTGAAATTTGGAAAGACCCAGAAGAGTTTTATCCTGAGAGATTCTTGAAAAGTTCAATTGATATTAAGGGCCAAGATTTTGAGCTGATTCCATTTGGTTCTGGAAGGAGAATTTGCCCTGGATTGAATATGGGAGTTGCAACGGTGGAGATTATTGTTGCTAATCTTCTTTTTTGGTTTGATTGGGAGATTCCAATTGGGATGGAAGACTTGGATAATAATGAAGTCAAACCAGGGATTGTTCATAGCAAAAAGAATCCTCTTTATCTTAGGGCCAAGAATTATTATCATATGGGAGtaattaatgaatga